The following coding sequences are from one Candidatus Binataceae bacterium window:
- a CDS encoding metal ABC transporter permease, producing the protein MGLLGVPFMRHVLIAGVLVALGLAPLSVYVVLRRIVFVGAAVAEISSAGVALAILVNVEPFAVAIALTIITFLAFSRAADKLRLPLEALIGMLYAGGAAAAVLLIARSPRGEGNILNVLFGNILTVPLPLLWAMVIAFGVVLAIQYLAYKEFLITAYDPDMARALGIRVDLWNTIFYVALGVAVAIAIRGVGALLTFTLLVAPGAAALCLVGSLAAAFSLATALGLVCTVTGIAGSYWLDLPTGPSIVALLAAAFGLSYIWSAIRGE; encoded by the coding sequence ATGGGCCTGCTTGGCGTCCCCTTCATGCGCCACGTGCTGATTGCGGGCGTGCTGGTCGCGCTCGGACTCGCGCCGCTCAGCGTCTATGTCGTGCTGCGGCGAATCGTCTTCGTCGGCGCGGCGGTGGCCGAGATTTCCTCGGCTGGCGTGGCGTTGGCGATCCTGGTCAATGTCGAACCGTTCGCGGTCGCGATCGCGCTGACCATAATCACCTTCCTCGCCTTCTCGCGCGCGGCCGACAAGCTGCGGCTTCCGCTGGAGGCGCTGATCGGGATGCTGTATGCGGGTGGCGCGGCGGCCGCCGTGCTGCTGATCGCAAGGTCGCCGCGCGGCGAGGGCAACATCCTCAACGTGCTCTTCGGCAATATTCTCACCGTGCCCCTGCCGCTGCTGTGGGCGATGGTAATCGCTTTCGGCGTGGTGCTCGCGATCCAGTATCTTGCCTACAAGGAATTCCTGATCACGGCCTACGACCCGGACATGGCGCGCGCGCTAGGGATCCGGGTCGATCTGTGGAACACGATTTTCTACGTCGCCCTCGGCGTCGCAGTGGCGATCGCGATACGCGGCGTGGGCGCACTGCTGACGTTCACGCTCCTGGTTGCGCCGGGCGCCGCCGCGTTGTGCCTGGTCGGAAGCCTTGCCGCCGCCTTCAGCCTGGCGACCGCGCTTGGCCTGGTGTGCACGGTGACCGGCATCGCCGGCTCCTACTGGCTCGACCTTCCCACCGGGCCAAGCATCGTTGCGCTCCTCGCCGCCGCTTTCGGACTCAGCTACATTTGGTCCGCAATCCGGGGCGAGTAA
- a CDS encoding ABC transporter ATP-binding protein, which translates to MPDDLVRVRGVALGYGARTVLSRLDFTIARGDFLGVMGPNGSGKTTLLRAMLGLLAPRQGTIEWVARNGALPRLGYVPQRERLDPHFPLSALEVAVMGRFGMLGAMRRARAGDVEIAHGCLGRVGMGRHAHSPYRSLSGGQQQRVLIARALAGEPDALLLDEPTNGMDIRAERAIMELLLDLQRTGATTVVFVTHLLSAIENFARRVALITADGSLLIGAKDEMLAPANLARAYSEEGV; encoded by the coding sequence ATGCCGGATGACCTAGTGCGCGTGCGGGGGGTTGCGCTGGGCTACGGCGCGCGCACGGTGCTCAGCCGGCTGGACTTCACGATAGCGCGCGGCGACTTCCTTGGCGTGATGGGTCCGAACGGCTCGGGCAAGACCACGCTCCTGCGCGCGATGCTCGGTTTGCTCGCGCCGCGGCAGGGGACGATCGAATGGGTCGCGCGAAACGGCGCTCTCCCGCGGCTTGGCTACGTGCCGCAGCGCGAGCGGCTGGATCCGCACTTTCCGCTCTCCGCGCTCGAAGTCGCGGTGATGGGGCGGTTCGGAATGCTGGGCGCGATGCGGCGGGCGAGGGCGGGCGACGTTGAAATCGCGCACGGATGTCTTGGGCGGGTCGGGATGGGACGCCACGCACACAGCCCCTACCGCTCGCTTTCCGGCGGCCAGCAGCAGCGCGTGCTGATCGCGCGCGCCCTGGCCGGCGAGCCCGACGCGCTGCTGCTCGACGAGCCGACCAACGGGATGGATATCCGGGCCGAGCGGGCGATCATGGAGCTGCTGCTCGACTTGCAGCGCACCGGCGCGACCACTGTCGTCTTCGTTACTCATCTGCTGAGCGCGATCGAAAACTTCGCCCGCCGCGTCGCGCTGATAACCGCCGACGGCAGCCTGCTCATCGGCGCCAAGGACGAGATGCTTGCGCCGGCGAACCTCGCGCGCGCCTACAGCGAGGAGGGCGTCTGA
- a CDS encoding histidine phosphatase family protein: MGKLIMVRHGESEGNRERRFTTTPDAPLTDLGREQAAMAARHIARLFRPRLVITSPYARARETGRIIADALGLPTEIEPGLYERNFGYLRGQPYDAVRDDPTFDTEKMWLWRPEGGESYEDVRARVAPVLERLAARAADGELVVVSHGGVMLCCWAHLTGCWESAHVPPNCGIVLVEHSDGRFLHPRIVEPHLVES, from the coding sequence ATGGGTAAATTGATAATGGTTCGCCACGGCGAGAGCGAAGGCAATCGCGAACGCCGCTTTACCACCACACCGGACGCGCCGCTCACCGACCTCGGCCGCGAGCAGGCCGCGATGGCGGCGCGGCATATCGCGCGCCTGTTCAGGCCGCGCCTGGTAATCACCAGTCCCTACGCGCGGGCGCGCGAGACCGGCCGGATCATCGCCGATGCCCTGGGGTTGCCGACCGAAATCGAGCCCGGCCTCTACGAGCGCAATTTCGGCTATCTCAGGGGGCAGCCCTACGACGCCGTGCGTGACGATCCGACGTTCGATACCGAGAAGATGTGGCTATGGCGCCCCGAGGGCGGCGAGAGCTACGAGGACGTGCGCGCACGCGTTGCGCCGGTGCTCGAGCGGCTGGCGGCGCGCGCCGCTGACGGCGAACTCGTCGTCGTCAGCCATGGCGGCGTGATGCTGTGCTGTTGGGCGCACCTGACCGGCTGCTGGGAGAGCGCGCACGTCCCGCCCAACTGCGGAATCGTGCTCGTCGAGCACAGCGATGGACGCTTCCTGCATCCGCGGATCGTCGAGCCGCATCTGGTCGAGAGCTGA
- a CDS encoding metal ABC transporter substrate-binding protein, which produces MRFIPVNRFIPATLAVAALAVGITLAAPRPLCAAPLRVVTTTTDLAALASAVGGDKVEVAALVPPGFNADLYSPRPSDLFKIHRARLFIQVGLGLEEWARDLVNEANNSSLVKAQVSYQIPLLDVPQGRVDYSFGDIHPYGNPHYQLDPEDGRIMARNIFNALAYSDPADKQYFAANLAAFEHRLSAAEAKWRTEMAPYAGVKFVPYHESWDYFARAFGLVIPTTIESKPGFVPSPRRVEEVINICKRDGVRLIITEPYYDVSIAKLVAGQVGVPYLDLPIDVGGTPEQKDYISMIDYIVGQFVAALRKSHAG; this is translated from the coding sequence ATGCGATTCATACCGGTAAACCGATTTATCCCTGCGACGCTCGCGGTCGCGGCGCTTGCGGTGGGGATTACGCTCGCTGCGCCGCGGCCGCTGTGCGCGGCGCCGCTGCGCGTCGTCACTACCACTACCGACCTCGCCGCGCTTGCGTCGGCCGTGGGCGGCGACAAGGTGGAAGTTGCGGCGCTGGTGCCGCCTGGCTTCAACGCCGATCTCTATTCGCCGCGGCCGAGCGACCTGTTCAAGATCCATCGCGCGCGGCTGTTCATCCAGGTGGGGCTCGGATTGGAGGAATGGGCGCGCGACCTCGTCAACGAGGCCAACAATTCAAGCCTCGTCAAGGCGCAGGTTTCCTATCAGATCCCGCTGCTCGACGTTCCCCAGGGACGGGTCGATTACAGCTTCGGCGACATCCATCCCTACGGCAATCCCCACTACCAGCTCGACCCCGAGGACGGCCGCATCATGGCGCGCAACATCTTCAACGCGCTCGCGTACAGCGACCCCGCCGACAAGCAATACTTCGCGGCCAATCTGGCCGCCTTCGAGCACCGGCTGAGCGCGGCCGAGGCCAAATGGCGCACCGAGATGGCGCCGTACGCCGGGGTCAAATTCGTGCCCTACCATGAGTCGTGGGATTACTTCGCGCGTGCCTTCGGGCTCGTGATTCCGACCACGATCGAGAGCAAGCCGGGGTTCGTGCCTTCGCCGCGGCGGGTCGAGGAGGTCATCAACATCTGCAAGCGCGACGGTGTACGCCTGATCATTACGGAACCGTACTACGACGTGTCGATCGCCAAACTGGTCGCCGGCCAGGTCGGCGTGCCGTATCTCGATCTGCCGATCGACGTCGGCGGAACGCCCGAGCAGAAGGACTATATCTCGATGATCGATTACATCGTCGGCCAGTTCGTCGCCGCGCTGAGGAAGAGCCATGCCGGATGA
- a CDS encoding substrate-binding domain-containing protein has product MTSKLAQAESKSALRRARIARGLGQSELARRAGISRQALSAIESGAYQPGVGVALALARELGESVEALFGASDSQTHLEAAWIGDERAEAGARPHGAVALGRVGGRLVAQPQPSPALRLAPAPGVLEAVHGRRARVAAFRTPEEIETTLLVAGCDPAVTVLADWLGRQRSAAALAPIARSSRAALAALLEGRVHAAGVHLGDRGESSAGRASAPARGESSVGAVREALGRRHALMVNFARWELGLGVRHGNPLAIRSVADLARPGVRLANREPGSGARLMLDRTLAALKIAPRRIAGYAREFSGHLEVAAAIAAGEADTGPTLRVAAAAWNLDFVPICEERYDLVVLERDLQSAPVRAMLEALNSSRFARELAALSGYDTSSTGQVIARLN; this is encoded by the coding sequence ATGACAAGTAAACTGGCGCAGGCAGAATCAAAGTCGGCGCTGCGGCGGGCGCGCATCGCTCGCGGCCTCGGTCAGAGCGAGCTTGCCCGCCGCGCCGGAATCTCGCGCCAGGCGCTGAGCGCGATCGAATCTGGGGCCTACCAGCCGGGCGTCGGGGTGGCGCTCGCCCTCGCGCGCGAACTCGGCGAAAGCGTCGAGGCGCTCTTCGGTGCGTCCGACTCGCAGACCCACCTGGAAGCCGCCTGGATCGGCGACGAGCGAGCGGAGGCGGGCGCGAGGCCGCACGGCGCGGTTGCGCTCGGACGCGTCGGCGGACGGCTGGTCGCGCAGCCCCAGCCGTCGCCCGCCTTGCGTCTGGCACCGGCGCCCGGCGTGCTTGAAGCCGTGCACGGACGGCGCGCCCGCGTAGCCGCGTTTCGCACGCCGGAAGAAATCGAAACGACGCTGCTGGTCGCGGGATGCGATCCGGCGGTCACGGTCCTTGCCGACTGGCTCGGACGCCAGCGTTCCGCCGCCGCGCTCGCGCCGATTGCGCGCTCCAGCCGCGCGGCGCTCGCCGCGCTGCTCGAAGGCCGCGTCCACGCCGCCGGCGTCCATCTGGGAGATCGAGGCGAGTCCTCGGCGGGGCGGGCCTCCGCGCCCGCTCGCGGCGAGTCCAGCGTTGGCGCCGTGCGCGAGGCGCTGGGGCGGCGGCACGCCTTGATGGTGAATTTCGCGCGGTGGGAGCTCGGACTCGGCGTGCGGCACGGCAATCCGCTGGCAATCCGCTCAGTCGCGGATCTCGCGCGGCCCGGCGTGCGGCTGGCCAACCGGGAGCCTGGCTCGGGCGCCCGGCTGATGTTGGACCGGACGCTGGCGGCGTTGAAGATCGCGCCGCGCCGAATTGCGGGCTACGCGCGCGAGTTTAGCGGCCATCTCGAAGTGGCCGCCGCAATCGCCGCGGGCGAGGCCGACACCGGCCCCACTTTGCGAGTGGCGGCCGCGGCATGGAATCTCGACTTCGTTCCGATTTGCGAAGAGCGCTACGATCTGGTGGTCCTGGAGCGTGATCTGCAGTCGGCGCCGGTGCGTGCGATGCTCGAAGCGCTCAACTCGTCGCGCTTCGCGCGCGAGCTGGCCGCGCTCAGCGGCTACGATACGAGCTCAACCGGGCAGGTGATCGCCCGGCTCAACTGA
- the recO gene encoding DNA repair protein RecO codes for MPAEESTAALVLRTRDYMESDRIVTLLTERAGKLGGIAKGAKSSRRRFERRLEPFSHVMLYFRRRPHGQLVFITRAEAGDLAQYNLDGDLGRFALGSYMLELADALASEEADAAGAYRLLAGALGALSAGAAGAALRQAYELRLLGWAGFGLDFERCRICGADQAGAPAVYFIVDRGGIVCVRCREVTPEGGIRLGAASASALAHLARIPVGDAAGAQAAGPDGALALARFIASVVDRRLKSVEFLDSIVAPR; via the coding sequence ATGCCCGCCGAAGAATCCACCGCCGCGCTCGTGCTCCGCACGCGCGACTACATGGAGTCCGACCGTATCGTGACCCTGCTCACCGAGCGTGCGGGCAAACTCGGCGGCATCGCCAAGGGTGCCAAGTCCTCGCGCCGGCGCTTCGAGCGGCGGCTGGAGCCTTTCTCGCACGTGATGCTGTATTTTCGCCGCCGCCCGCACGGCCAGCTGGTCTTCATCACGCGCGCCGAGGCGGGCGACCTCGCGCAGTACAATCTCGACGGCGACCTCGGCCGCTTCGCGCTCGGTTCCTACATGCTGGAGCTCGCCGACGCGCTCGCCTCCGAAGAGGCCGACGCGGCCGGCGCCTACCGCCTGCTTGCCGGAGCGCTCGGCGCGCTCAGCGCGGGTGCGGCGGGTGCGGCGCTGCGCCAGGCCTACGAGCTGCGGCTGCTCGGATGGGCCGGCTTCGGACTGGACTTCGAGCGTTGCCGCATCTGCGGGGCGGACCAGGCCGGCGCGCCGGCGGTGTACTTCATCGTCGACCGCGGCGGGATCGTGTGCGTGCGCTGCCGCGAAGTGACGCCTGAGGGTGGAATCCGGCTCGGCGCCGCGAGTGCGTCCGCGCTCGCGCATCTCGCACGCATTCCTGTCGGCGACGCGGCCGGGGCGCAGGCGGCTGGCCCCGACGGCGCGCTTGCGCTCGCCCGCTTCATCGCGTCGGTCGTCGATCGCAGGCTCAAGTCGGTGGAGTTCCTCGACTCGATAGTGGCGCCGCGCTGA
- a CDS encoding TldD/PmbA family protein, translating into MGSRDAFDAVELLKKEGPILLARFVRTRRDALYADLRFEAMFSRSSSAADGEPRSAQEGESAGVGLSVRVGGRGGAVGVGQAGVELGRLALAPGKLIGTIRAALEEAYGRARLGARAKAALIRELGARAQSMAAAGFEPPAAVQDEVAAVFRRDPRTLDSAALKGLTREASAQVAALGPEIAFNVIAALSELREELFVNSSGSVITQGFAFSQGDCYVVAQSADGHQETYDTIGQQRGLECLLEPWRDELMPNPDLVAFALEIGREARELAAAPALKPPETEVTVVTDPHFNALLAHEIIGHPSEADRALKMEAAYAGRSWFLRSLVDNEIGRRVGSPLLNACSDPTLGGYGHYRYDHEGTPGGRVMHIENGVFSGFLNSRDTAAVLGVEPNGAARASEVFYVPLIRMSNTFVMPGESDPQSMIAEVERGYYICGSAIPSIAESRENFRISARRVYEIERGRLGRLYRAGSVIADSRRFFLDIDAVGNDLRLIAIPNCGKGQPMQVKRMSNGGPTLRSRARLGGR; encoded by the coding sequence ATGGGATCCAGGGACGCGTTCGACGCGGTCGAGCTGCTCAAGAAAGAAGGGCCGATATTGCTCGCGCGTTTCGTCCGCACGCGGCGCGATGCGCTTTATGCCGATCTGCGGTTCGAGGCGATGTTCAGCCGGTCGAGTTCGGCCGCCGACGGCGAGCCGCGCTCGGCGCAGGAGGGTGAGAGCGCCGGCGTGGGACTCAGCGTGCGCGTGGGCGGGCGCGGCGGAGCGGTCGGCGTCGGCCAGGCCGGGGTCGAGCTCGGCCGGCTCGCGCTCGCGCCGGGCAAGCTGATAGGCACGATACGCGCGGCGCTTGAGGAGGCGTACGGGCGCGCGCGGCTTGGGGCCCGCGCAAAGGCCGCGTTAATCCGCGAGTTGGGCGCGCGCGCGCAGAGCATGGCCGCGGCCGGATTCGAACCGCCAGCGGCGGTGCAAGACGAGGTCGCGGCCGTCTTCCGACGTGACCCGCGCACGCTGGATTCCGCCGCGCTCAAGGGCCTGACCCGCGAGGCATCGGCCCAGGTCGCCGCGCTCGGCCCGGAGATCGCCTTCAACGTTATCGCCGCACTGAGCGAGCTGCGTGAGGAGCTGTTTGTGAACAGCTCCGGTTCGGTGATAACCCAGGGCTTCGCGTTTTCGCAGGGCGATTGCTATGTCGTCGCGCAGAGCGCCGACGGCCATCAGGAAACCTACGACACGATCGGCCAGCAGCGCGGCCTCGAGTGTCTGCTCGAACCCTGGCGCGACGAACTGATGCCCAACCCCGACCTCGTCGCGTTCGCGCTGGAGATCGGCCGCGAGGCGCGCGAGCTCGCCGCGGCGCCCGCACTCAAGCCGCCCGAGACCGAGGTCACAGTGGTCACCGACCCGCACTTCAACGCGCTGCTCGCCCACGAGATTATCGGCCATCCGAGCGAGGCCGACCGCGCGCTCAAGATGGAGGCGGCGTATGCTGGGCGGAGCTGGTTTCTGCGCTCGCTGGTGGACAACGAGATCGGCCGGCGCGTCGGCTCGCCGCTGCTCAACGCGTGCTCGGATCCGACGCTCGGCGGCTACGGCCATTACCGTTACGACCACGAGGGCACGCCCGGGGGGCGCGTGATGCATATCGAGAACGGGGTGTTCAGCGGCTTTCTCAATTCGCGCGACACCGCCGCCGTGCTCGGGGTGGAGCCCAACGGCGCCGCGCGCGCGAGTGAAGTCTTCTATGTCCCGCTAATACGGATGTCGAACACGTTCGTGATGCCGGGCGAGAGCGACCCGCAGTCGATGATCGCCGAGGTCGAACGCGGCTACTACATCTGCGGCAGCGCGATTCCGTCGATCGCCGAGTCGCGCGAGAATTTCCGCATCTCGGCCCGCCGCGTGTACGAGATCGAGCGCGGCCGGCTGGGGCGGCTCTACCGCGCGGGCAGCGTGATCGCCGACTCGCGGCGGTTCTTCCTCGATATTGATGCCGTCGGCAACGACCTGCGGCTGATCGCGATTCCCAATTGCGGCAAGGGCCAGCCGATGCAGGTCAAGCGGATGTCGAACGGCGGGCCGACGCTGCGCTCGCGCGCGCGGCTGGGCGGACGGTAA
- a CDS encoding metallopeptidase TldD-related protein: MRSASELTGFARAARALLAREKDLGQFEVYCASGEHRVARLAYTSDIPCRGVEEAKTHAADGFALRIVMRRDGRETGMAAEAGDFSVEALRAALARARRAVVVDPYFPGLPAAAQALTPDRALRAARPGSGGADAERRGLARAGDAPLVEGAWQIIGGALKAFRSHRAARSVSPGLVLGGDVSLMRDRMALVSSNFDGVRLETGAHFTCMVTALIESLGAKGTASAIGATPAELARAVARAGRDAVMRALALGSGERPPGGVYRVVLGPQPVAELLNYMVVPSLTTGSFHAANSAYHGRFGAQVMDSRISLYDDPAAPRGAIRRRLTCEGLAAMRTPLVRDGRLVGLLSNFYDSHRLSTDEHRGEKLGPLAGDTIRFAPHSGYRLGDSAVRRYDSHPASTATNVIMRTRGGVSERELIRAVGEGIYVGRVWYTYPINGQRAGDFTCTVSGDSYLIRNGALDAPLAPNALRINANIEQIFARPLGVGNRAAAALVWGAPEAYYTVALAADGIPLTAIEAPASAME, encoded by the coding sequence ATGCGCTCGGCTTCGGAACTCACCGGCTTTGCCCGCGCGGCGCGCGCGCTGCTTGCGCGCGAGAAAGATCTCGGACAGTTCGAGGTCTATTGCGCAAGCGGCGAGCATCGCGTGGCCCGTCTTGCCTACACCTCCGACATCCCGTGCCGTGGCGTCGAGGAGGCGAAGACGCATGCGGCCGACGGCTTCGCGCTCAGGATTGTGATGCGCCGCGATGGGCGGGAGACCGGGATGGCGGCCGAGGCGGGCGACTTCAGCGTCGAAGCGCTGCGCGCGGCGCTTGCGCGCGCGCGCCGCGCAGTGGTGGTGGACCCGTACTTCCCCGGATTACCCGCAGCCGCACAGGCGCTCACTCCGGACAGGGCGCTGCGCGCGGCGCGCCCCGGCAGCGGCGGCGCCGATGCCGAGCGCCGCGGCCTTGCGCGCGCCGGCGACGCGCCGCTGGTCGAAGGAGCGTGGCAGATAATCGGCGGCGCTCTGAAGGCGTTCAGGTCGCATCGCGCCGCGCGCAGCGTCTCGCCCGGGCTGGTCCTGGGCGGCGACGTTTCGTTGATGCGCGATCGGATGGCGCTCGTCAGCTCGAACTTCGACGGCGTGCGGCTCGAAACCGGCGCGCATTTCACATGCATGGTCACGGCGCTGATCGAATCGCTGGGCGCCAAGGGCACTGCGTCGGCCATTGGCGCGACCCCGGCCGAGTTGGCACGAGCGGTGGCGCGCGCGGGACGCGACGCCGTGATGCGGGCGCTCGCGCTGGGCAGCGGCGAGCGTCCGCCAGGCGGCGTTTATCGCGTCGTGCTCGGTCCGCAGCCGGTGGCCGAGCTTCTGAACTACATGGTGGTGCCGTCGCTGACGACAGGTTCCTTTCACGCCGCCAACAGCGCGTACCACGGACGTTTCGGCGCGCAGGTGATGGATTCGCGGATCAGCCTGTACGATGACCCCGCAGCACCGCGGGGCGCGATCCGCAGACGGCTCACCTGCGAGGGGCTGGCGGCAATGCGCACGCCTCTGGTCCGCGACGGCCGGCTGGTAGGGCTACTTTCCAATTTCTACGACAGCCATCGGCTCTCCACCGACGAGCATCGCGGCGAGAAACTCGGTCCGCTGGCGGGCGACACGATCCGGTTCGCGCCCCACAGCGGCTACCGCCTCGGCGACAGCGCGGTGCGCCGCTACGACTCCCATCCGGCTTCGACTGCGACCAACGTCATCATGCGGACGCGCGGAGGTGTGAGCGAGCGCGAGCTGATTCGCGCAGTAGGCGAGGGGATCTACGTCGGTCGGGTCTGGTACACCTACCCGATAAACGGCCAACGCGCGGGCGACTTCACCTGCACCGTAAGCGGCGATTCCTATCTCATCCGCAATGGAGCGCTCGACGCGCCGCTGGCGCCCAATGCGCTGCGGATCAACGCGAACATCGAGCAGATTTTCGCCCGCCCGCTCGGCGTGGGTAATCGCGCAGCGGCGGCGCTGGTATGGGGCGCGCCCGAGGCGTACTACACGGTCGCGCTGGCGGCCGACGGCATCCCGCTAACCGCGATCGAAGCGCCCGCGTCCGCGATGGAATGA
- a CDS encoding formyl-CoA transferase, translating to MDKALAGVRVLDLTQFEAGTSCTEMLAWLGADVVKVETPKTGEQGRWQLTEKPGVDSHYFMLLNANKRSITLNLKDERGKRIFAELVRHFDVLSENFSLGTLESWGFGWERLRELNPRLIYLTIKGFGTYGPYSKYKSFDMIAQASGGAMALTGFAGSPPLKPGPTIGDTGTGMHAAIGVLAAYIQRQRTGKGQKVEVAMQDAILNFCRVPMMGTYITHKPVPRMGNRLAGGAPGDVFKCAPGGDNDYVYILCTTPEMWSALCRAMGREDMITDERFKDRRSRGHHVDEINEAITAWTSQHTKHEVMRILGEAGVPCGKVLDSVELLNDPHLRERGMIATIQHPVRGEFTMPGCPVKLEDSPVEVRSAPLLGQHNNEVFAEYLGFDAAEVERLKQEGVI from the coding sequence ATGGACAAGGCGTTGGCAGGCGTGAGGGTCCTCGATCTGACGCAGTTCGAAGCCGGCACCTCGTGCACCGAGATGCTGGCGTGGCTCGGCGCCGACGTGGTCAAGGTCGAAACTCCCAAGACCGGCGAGCAGGGGCGCTGGCAGCTGACCGAGAAGCCCGGCGTCGATTCGCACTACTTCATGTTGCTCAACGCCAACAAGCGCTCGATCACGCTCAACCTCAAGGACGAGCGCGGCAAGCGGATCTTCGCCGAGCTGGTCAGGCACTTCGACGTGCTCTCGGAGAATTTCTCGCTCGGCACCCTCGAGAGCTGGGGCTTCGGATGGGAGCGGTTGCGCGAGCTCAATCCGCGCCTCATCTACCTGACGATCAAAGGCTTCGGCACCTACGGCCCGTACAGCAAGTACAAGAGCTTCGACATGATCGCGCAGGCCTCGGGCGGCGCGATGGCGCTGACCGGCTTTGCGGGCTCGCCGCCGCTCAAGCCCGGGCCGACGATCGGCGACACCGGCACCGGGATGCACGCGGCGATCGGCGTGCTCGCCGCCTATATCCAGCGCCAGCGCACGGGCAAGGGCCAGAAGGTCGAGGTCGCGATGCAGGACGCGATCCTCAACTTCTGCCGGGTGCCGATGATGGGCACGTACATCACGCACAAGCCCGTGCCGCGGATGGGCAACCGGTTGGCGGGCGGGGCGCCCGGCGACGTCTTCAAATGCGCGCCCGGCGGCGACAACGACTACGTCTATATCCTGTGCACCACGCCCGAAATGTGGAGCGCGCTGTGCCGGGCGATGGGCCGCGAGGACATGATAACCGACGAGCGCTTCAAGGACCGCCGCTCGCGCGGCCATCACGTCGACGAAATCAACGAAGCGATCACCGCCTGGACCAGCCAGCATACCAAGCATGAGGTGATGCGCATCCTGGGCGAAGCCGGCGTCCCGTGCGGCAAGGTGCTCGACAGCGTCGAACTGCTCAACGACCCGCATCTGCGCGAGCGCGGAATGATCGCGACGATTCAGCATCCGGTGCGCGGCGAGTTCACGATGCCCGGATGCCCGGTCAAGCTCGAAGACTCGCCCGTCGAGGTGCGCAGCGCGCCGCTGCTCGGCCAGCACAACAACGAAGTCTTCGCCGAATATCTCGGCTTCGACGCCGCCGAGGTCGAACGTCTCAAGCAGGAAGGCGTGATTTAG
- a CDS encoding AAA family ATPase has translation MSIAATSLARIRDELNQTFLERTDLVDGALCALLSANHVLIIGPPGTAKSMLADELCRRIEGANYFQWLLTRFSTPEEIFGAVSLSGLEQDDYRRVTTNKLPEAHIAFLDEIFKANSSILNALLTIINERFFHNGRARVRVPLITMFGASNELPDEEELTALYDRFMLRFTVDYIAEDFRFLKMLEGARPPSRTTLSFAELDELRAAARAVEVARGVLSAIAELRRELGRRQIVVSDRRWHNSLDILRAHALLSGRTAAAEDDLAFLEHVLWKDPEEHPKVRDAIHRLIKGYEEQARELLIQSQELREYAERGWESEEMRNRALVEAHTKIANILVRLDNLVREAVQSGAAVAGIESMRSQVREIQQAMLRRM, from the coding sequence ATGTCGATCGCAGCCACGAGTCTCGCCCGCATCCGCGACGAACTCAACCAGACCTTCCTCGAACGGACTGACCTCGTTGACGGCGCGCTGTGCGCGCTGCTCTCGGCCAATCACGTGCTGATCATCGGGCCGCCCGGGACGGCCAAGTCGATGCTCGCCGACGAGCTTTGCCGGCGGATCGAGGGCGCCAACTATTTCCAATGGCTGCTCACCCGCTTCAGCACACCCGAGGAGATCTTCGGCGCGGTGAGCTTAAGCGGGCTCGAGCAGGATGACTACCGACGGGTGACCACGAACAAGCTGCCCGAGGCGCATATCGCCTTCCTCGACGAAATCTTCAAGGCCAATTCGTCGATCCTCAACGCGCTGCTCACGATTATCAACGAGCGCTTCTTCCACAACGGGCGCGCGCGTGTGCGCGTGCCGCTGATTACGATGTTCGGGGCATCCAACGAGCTGCCCGACGAGGAGGAGCTCACGGCGCTCTACGACCGCTTCATGCTGCGCTTCACGGTCGATTACATCGCCGAGGATTTCCGCTTCCTCAAGATGCTGGAAGGCGCACGGCCGCCCAGCCGCACCACCCTGAGCTTCGCCGAGCTCGACGAGCTGCGCGCCGCCGCGCGCGCGGTGGAAGTCGCGCGCGGCGTGCTCTCGGCAATCGCCGAACTGCGCCGCGAGCTTGGACGCCGGCAGATCGTCGTCTCCGACCGCCGCTGGCACAACTCGCTCGACATCTTGCGCGCGCACGCCCTGCTCTCTGGCCGCACTGCGGCCGCCGAGGACGATCTCGCCTTCCTCGAGCACGTGCTATGGAAGGACCCTGAGGAGCATCCTAAGGTCCGCGACGCGATCCATCGCCTGATCAAGGGCTACGAGGAGCAGGCGCGCGAGCTTCTTATCCAGAGCCAGGAGCTGCGCGAATACGCCGAGCGCGGATGGGAGAGCGAGGAGATGCGCAATCGCGCGCTGGTCGAGGCCCACACCAAGATCGCCAACATCCTGGTGCGGCTAGACAACCTCGTGCGCGAGGCCGTCCAGAGCGGCGCCGCCGTCGCAGGCATCGAGTCGATGCGCTCGCAGGTCAGGGAGATCCAGCAGGCGATGCTGCGCCGGATGTAG